One genomic window of Leptolyngbya sp. 'hensonii' includes the following:
- a CDS encoding response regulator, whose product MTEKRILVVDNEPYIQEVAQICLRTVAGWQVVTASSGQEGITRAATEQPDAILLDVMMPDMDGLTTFQKLQEIGSTRHIPVILLTAKVQASDRQRYTRLGVRATIAKPFNPLELAGQIATALGWSL is encoded by the coding sequence ATGACGGAAAAACGCATCCTGGTTGTGGATAATGAGCCCTATATCCAGGAGGTTGCCCAGATCTGCTTGCGGACTGTTGCAGGTTGGCAAGTGGTGACGGCCAGTTCTGGTCAGGAGGGGATTACCCGAGCCGCAACCGAGCAGCCCGATGCCATTCTGCTGGATGTGATGATGCCGGATATGGATGGATTGACGACCTTTCAGAAATTGCAGGAAATAGGGTCTACCCGCCATATTCCGGTGATTCTGTTGACGGCTAAAGTGCAGGCGTCCGATCGCCAGCGCTATACCCGGTTAGGGGTGCGGGCGACGATCGCGAAGCCCTTCAACCCCCTGGAACTGGCTGGACAGATTGCCACGGCCCTGGGATGGTCACTTTGA